From Aureibacillus halotolerans, the proteins below share one genomic window:
- a CDS encoding alkaline phosphatase → MPKTTKKQRLARLAATATTALALVAAPLVQPPSAAAAEKGSVKNVILMIPDGMGASYVTATRSFIGERLSFENYLRGSVMTHSLDSAITDSAAAGTALATGYKTNNGMISMLPDGEEPDSILDAAREDGKATGLVANSRVTHATPAVFVSHNADRGEEEALARQYIGQVDVILGGGRDMFLPESKDGRQPTEDLVQQAADSGYDILETKTDMESTDSEKILGLFTMGAFPYAIDTDDPEIPSLAEMTDTALDALSKDEDGFFLMVEGSEIDWAGHANDPVAAVTETAEFNDAVIEAKEFAAENEDTLVIVVADHETGGLNVGNTASGSEENIEILKNAKGSSNAVATALIEGAQTVTFSSYEQVKDSYYVPLRSAVRDLNGSVFYKEKNQQVQVKWNEVKKEFSLNDKEVNSYRERGQLFVDVRDLGKLFGFDTAVGVEDDELTVYLTDVDSVVSSISGVDLTEEQVDQLTSVQWPGDLSDEIGTVVSDHALLSWGSRNHTAVEVPLYAFGPGAENFEGLIDNTDVPRIISYLIGTELFADQDEVVQQILDNQTFGTKAE, encoded by the coding sequence ATGCCGAAAACAACGAAAAAACAACGCTTGGCTCGTCTAGCAGCCACTGCAACAACTGCACTAGCACTTGTCGCTGCTCCTCTCGTACAGCCTCCTTCTGCCGCTGCTGCAGAAAAAGGAAGTGTAAAGAATGTGATTCTTATGATTCCTGATGGCATGGGCGCAAGCTATGTGACTGCTACAAGAAGCTTTATTGGAGAAAGGCTTTCTTTTGAAAACTATCTCCGTGGCTCTGTAATGACACACTCCTTAGATTCAGCAATTACCGATTCTGCCGCTGCTGGCACAGCACTAGCAACTGGTTATAAAACAAACAACGGCATGATCAGCATGCTTCCTGATGGAGAAGAGCCTGATTCCATTTTAGACGCAGCTCGTGAGGACGGAAAAGCAACAGGACTTGTAGCTAACTCACGAGTGACTCATGCAACACCTGCTGTATTCGTTTCTCACAATGCGGATCGCGGTGAAGAAGAAGCATTGGCACGTCAATACATTGGTCAAGTCGACGTCATCCTCGGTGGTGGACGTGACATGTTCTTGCCAGAGAGCAAGGATGGACGCCAGCCTACAGAAGACCTCGTTCAACAGGCTGCTGATAGCGGATATGACATCCTAGAGACCAAAACAGATATGGAAAGCACAGACAGTGAAAAAATTCTCGGTCTCTTCACAATGGGTGCCTTCCCGTACGCCATTGATACTGACGATCCTGAAATTCCATCACTTGCTGAAATGACAGACACGGCTTTGGACGCGTTGTCCAAGGACGAAGATGGGTTCTTCTTAATGGTTGAAGGCAGTGAAATCGACTGGGCAGGGCATGCCAATGATCCAGTGGCTGCTGTGACAGAAACGGCTGAATTTAACGATGCTGTTATTGAAGCGAAGGAATTTGCTGCTGAAAACGAAGACACGCTCGTCATTGTTGTCGCTGACCATGAAACAGGTGGCTTAAACGTAGGAAACACGGCCAGTGGTTCAGAAGAAAACATTGAAATTCTGAAAAATGCTAAAGGTAGCTCAAATGCAGTTGCTACGGCGCTTATCGAAGGTGCTCAAACAGTAACATTCTCTTCATATGAACAAGTAAAAGATAGCTATTATGTGCCATTGCGCAGTGCTGTAAGAGATCTAAATGGTTCTGTGTTCTATAAAGAAAAGAACCAACAAGTGCAAGTAAAATGGAACGAAGTGAAAAAGGAATTCTCATTGAACGATAAAGAGGTTAACAGCTATCGTGAAAGAGGACAATTGTTTGTAGATGTCCGTGACCTTGGCAAGTTGTTTGGCTTTGATACGGCTGTAGGTGTAGAGGACGATGAGTTAACTGTCTATCTAACGGATGTCGATTCAGTGGTAAGCTCGATTTCAGGAGTTGACCTTACGGAAGAGCAAGTTGACCAATTGACAAGCGTTCAATGGCCTGGAGATCTATCTGATGAAATTGGAACTGTCGTTTCTGACCATGCATTGCTATCTTGGGGCTCACGCAACCATACGGCTGTAGAGGTTCCACTTTACGCTTTCGGACCAGGCGCTGAGAACTTTGAAGGACTGATTGATAATACGGATGTTCCACGAATCATTTCATACCTCATCGGAACAGAATTGTTCGCGGATCAGGATGAAGTTGTTCAGCAAATCCTCGACAATCAAACATTTGGAACGAAGGCTGAGTAG
- a CDS encoding DUF3221 domain-containing protein: MKIHLIVFIAMLPLFLLACEKTAEPINKENQISGYVVDKRYFSEDEFQLLVSQGITLDELSSYTSDELLSHSTYKTNWIYVEKLDYREVKKGEKVLVTLKNYQLEISPPMFFAEQIKSID, translated from the coding sequence ATGAAAATCCACCTTATTGTCTTCATTGCAATGCTCCCCTTATTTTTGTTAGCCTGTGAAAAAACGGCTGAACCAATCAATAAAGAAAACCAGATCTCAGGCTATGTTGTGGATAAAAGATATTTTTCAGAAGATGAGTTTCAACTTTTGGTGTCACAAGGAATTACACTTGACGAGTTATCGAGCTATACCTCCGACGAATTGCTCTCTCATTCAACATACAAAACCAACTGGATTTATGTAGAGAAACTCGATTACCGAGAGGTTAAAAAAGGGGAGAAAGTTCTTGTGACACTTAAAAACTATCAGCTTGAAATCAGCCCACCAATGTTTTTCGCTGAACAAATAAAATCAATAGATTGA
- a CDS encoding polysaccharide deacetylase family protein: MKKTYVLVSVLVTAIVLFSYADRVSAASSHQYVPIHLIAGDKYVAPTKAQAVLVDGTTYVPLRYISEALGAKVRYQANPQGVIVSVPHASTPVTVTISNNSEASEAFIRNGRTYIPVRHVVEHLGYRVDYRASAPVVRVFDHSTISTDDMLVQHSVELNQPLPLPAWVPKKSKPKKLAYLTFDDGPGPHEAQLLKVLKEHNVKATFFLVGDAMSEQPAMVKTLHKAGHSIGLHSMTHDKDTLYASPKSTVEEMQATQKVVYGLTGTKPVICRVPYGSKPYMKQPYRDAMVKAGFKMWDWNIDSRDWALPDQPEQILENISTDLKDVPEGEPPVILLHERKVTVELLPKIIKLLEEKGYTLAPYDEKHHVSINFWNDKRL, from the coding sequence ATGAAAAAAACGTACGTTTTGGTTTCAGTTCTCGTTACTGCGATTGTTTTATTTTCTTATGCAGACCGTGTCAGTGCCGCCAGTTCACATCAGTATGTACCCATCCATCTGATCGCTGGTGACAAATACGTTGCGCCAACGAAAGCGCAGGCTGTGCTCGTGGATGGCACGACCTATGTCCCATTACGTTATATCTCAGAAGCGCTAGGAGCAAAGGTGCGGTACCAAGCGAATCCACAAGGAGTGATTGTATCGGTTCCGCATGCGTCGACCCCAGTCACAGTCACTATTTCGAACAACAGTGAGGCATCTGAAGCCTTTATTCGGAACGGACGGACATACATACCGGTGCGTCACGTTGTTGAACACCTCGGTTACCGTGTCGATTATCGTGCCTCCGCCCCTGTTGTGCGCGTGTTCGACCATAGTACGATCTCCACCGATGACATGCTAGTGCAGCACTCGGTTGAGCTTAATCAACCTTTGCCCCTTCCAGCCTGGGTTCCGAAAAAAAGTAAGCCTAAGAAATTGGCGTATTTAACCTTTGACGATGGTCCTGGTCCTCACGAAGCACAACTGCTCAAAGTGCTTAAAGAACACAATGTGAAAGCAACCTTCTTTCTCGTAGGTGACGCTATGTCAGAGCAACCAGCGATGGTAAAAACGTTACACAAAGCAGGACATAGCATCGGTTTACACAGCATGACACATGATAAGGATACATTATACGCCTCTCCAAAAAGCACGGTGGAGGAAATGCAAGCCACGCAAAAGGTTGTGTATGGTCTCACGGGGACAAAACCTGTCATCTGCAGAGTGCCTTACGGAAGCAAGCCCTATATGAAACAACCCTATCGTGACGCAATGGTCAAGGCCGGATTTAAAATGTGGGACTGGAACATTGATTCAAGAGACTGGGCTTTGCCAGATCAGCCTGAACAAATTTTAGAGAACATTTCCACAGATCTAAAAGACGTACCTGAAGGCGAACCACCAGTAATCCTCCTTCATGAAAGAAAAGTGACAGTGGAGTTATTGCCAAAAATCATCAAGCTCCTTGAGGAAAAAGGGTATACTTTGGCCCCGTATGATGAAAAACATCATGTCTCAATTAACTTTTGGAATGACAAGCGTTTATAA
- a CDS encoding DUF817 domain-containing protein: MKIVHDVWNYLLIFGTQQALSCVFPVAIFGALALTKVVEVPWIPRYDLILLICLLVQWLMYRTGLESKDELKVIAVFHLIGLALELYKVQMGSWAYPEEGWSKIAGVPLYSGFMYASVASYLCQAWRRLDAQLVRWPSAYWTVPLGAVIYLNFFTHHFIPDLRWFATAAVFLLFFRSAVTFVLKDRRFKLPLALSFVLIGFFIWIAENITTFLGAWQYPNQRDGWSIVHIGKLSSWFLLVIVSFIIVAQLKVQKAELDQKNPSNHMV; this comes from the coding sequence ATGAAAATTGTGCATGACGTATGGAATTACTTGCTGATCTTTGGTACACAGCAGGCACTTTCCTGCGTGTTTCCGGTTGCGATCTTTGGTGCACTGGCATTGACAAAAGTCGTAGAAGTGCCTTGGATTCCACGATACGATTTAATTCTATTGATTTGCTTGCTCGTCCAATGGCTCATGTACAGAACAGGACTGGAATCGAAGGATGAACTAAAGGTCATCGCCGTTTTTCATTTGATCGGTCTTGCTTTAGAACTGTATAAAGTGCAAATGGGGTCTTGGGCATATCCAGAGGAGGGCTGGAGCAAGATTGCAGGCGTTCCGTTATACAGCGGATTTATGTATGCGAGTGTAGCCAGTTATTTATGTCAGGCATGGCGACGATTAGATGCCCAGTTAGTTCGCTGGCCGTCCGCCTATTGGACGGTTCCGCTAGGCGCGGTGATTTATTTAAATTTCTTCACCCATCATTTTATTCCAGACCTACGCTGGTTCGCTACGGCAGCTGTGTTTCTATTGTTTTTCCGCTCTGCAGTGACGTTTGTACTCAAGGATAGACGCTTCAAACTGCCCCTAGCCCTTTCCTTTGTGCTCATTGGCTTCTTCATTTGGATTGCGGAAAACATCACGACATTTCTGGGCGCATGGCAATACCCAAACCAGCGAGATGGTTGGAGCATCGTGCATATCGGCAAGCTTAGCTCGTGGTTTTTGCTTGTCATTGTCAGCTTTATTATTGTTGCGCAGTTGAAAGTTCAAAAGGCTGAGTTAGATCAAAAAAACCCTTCGAACCACATGGTTTGA
- a CDS encoding sugar phosphate isomerase/epimerase family protein translates to MFPFKIALNSSTLFPYELSLHDQIRIASQAGYEGIELWVKDIDLYLEQGGNLAELKAFAEEQRVEIVNAIAFWTWADENPEERAKGLAHAKKEMAILSELGCPAAAAPPFGNVANTSLESIAEAYRNLFEAGQSLGVTPILEFWGRADKLSTLGEAIHVAVASGVPTCPLLLDPFHMYTGGTTVDSLAYLKKEYIGIVHVNDYPSAPHREVIEDKHRVFPGEGVAPSRRFAEHLHAVGYTGYLSLELFFQSPEGSPEELVKRGMDRIRTTYAL, encoded by the coding sequence ATGTTTCCATTTAAAATCGCCTTGAATTCATCTACGCTGTTTCCTTATGAGCTTTCCTTGCATGACCAGATTCGCATTGCCTCGCAAGCCGGGTATGAAGGCATTGAGCTGTGGGTGAAAGACATTGACCTCTACCTTGAACAAGGGGGGAACCTTGCTGAATTAAAAGCGTTCGCAGAGGAGCAACGTGTCGAAATAGTCAATGCGATTGCGTTTTGGACATGGGCCGATGAAAATCCAGAAGAGCGTGCAAAGGGCTTGGCTCATGCGAAAAAAGAGATGGCGATTCTCTCAGAGCTTGGCTGCCCAGCCGCTGCAGCGCCGCCATTTGGGAATGTGGCCAATACGTCTCTTGAGAGTATTGCGGAAGCGTACAGGAACTTGTTTGAAGCCGGCCAATCGCTTGGCGTAACGCCGATTCTTGAGTTTTGGGGACGGGCAGACAAACTTTCAACGCTTGGAGAAGCGATACATGTCGCCGTTGCCAGCGGTGTTCCTACATGTCCACTGTTGCTCGACCCATTCCATATGTATACGGGAGGAACGACGGTGGATAGCTTGGCGTATTTGAAAAAAGAATATATTGGCATCGTTCATGTGAACGATTACCCGTCCGCTCCTCATCGTGAAGTGATTGAAGATAAGCATCGGGTGTTCCCAGGGGAAGGCGTTGCCCCTTCAAGGCGCTTTGCTGAGCATTTGCATGCCGTCGGATACACAGGGTATCTATCGCTTGAATTGTTTTTTCAGTCGCCTGAAGGGTCACCAGAAGAGCTTGTCAAAAGAGGGATGGATCGCATTCGCACGACCTATGCTCTATAG
- a CDS encoding sugar phosphate isomerase/epimerase family protein, which produces MTSFQIGLQPYTIRDAMAEDYIGSLKKVAALGFQGVELGGPPTGMTVHNQKTLCDDLGLHVISKGFPFDSVDVNLKEFVDDMDTLNTSFAMLSMRFDSKKDVLSKAAKLNEAGEVLHKRGKTLLYHNHDWEFQTFDGEYVLDILMRETNPECVQLELDTYWVQKGGVDPASYIEKYKQRCPLLHIKDMEAGDEGFFAEIGQGVLDFASILEAAKEAGTSWLIVEQDQCRRDPFESLAISLQQLKQWHLMP; this is translated from the coding sequence ATGACCTCATTTCAAATTGGGTTGCAGCCGTATACGATACGGGATGCGATGGCAGAGGATTATATTGGTTCCTTAAAGAAAGTGGCCGCCCTTGGGTTTCAAGGGGTTGAACTCGGAGGACCGCCTACCGGAATGACCGTGCACAACCAAAAGACCCTTTGTGACGACCTTGGTTTGCACGTCATTAGCAAAGGGTTCCCGTTCGATTCTGTAGATGTGAACCTGAAAGAATTCGTTGATGATATGGATACGTTAAATACCTCATTTGCCATGCTGTCCATGCGCTTCGATTCAAAGAAAGATGTACTATCAAAAGCAGCCAAGCTAAACGAAGCTGGTGAAGTTTTGCATAAACGAGGAAAAACACTTCTCTACCATAACCATGATTGGGAGTTTCAGACGTTTGATGGTGAGTATGTTCTCGACATTCTTATGAGAGAAACGAACCCAGAATGTGTACAGTTGGAGCTTGATACGTATTGGGTTCAGAAAGGTGGGGTTGACCCTGCCTCCTACATCGAAAAGTACAAGCAGCGTTGTCCACTGCTGCACATTAAAGACATGGAGGCAGGAGACGAGGGATTTTTTGCGGAAATTGGCCAAGGTGTGTTGGATTTCGCAAGCATCTTGGAGGCCGCAAAGGAGGCAGGCACCTCCTGGCTGATTGTCGAGCAAGACCAATGCCGCAGAGATCCGTTTGAGAGCTTGGCCATCAGTCTCCAGCAATTAAAACAATGGCATTTGATGCCCTAA
- a CDS encoding Gfo/Idh/MocA family protein: MKKVTVGVVGTGQISNKYLDNMAKRFSSVLFVKAVCDLVPALAQQKAKEYGIPNVYTLDEMLADPEIEMIVNLTAPSAHAAINLKALHSGKHIYTEKPFALNRKDAEDVLSYAEQKGLLVGCAPDTFLGAGLQTCRKLIDDGWIGTSYAANGIIMMGNASNGMHPNFENFLKLGGDPLLDMGPYYITALVALLGPITRVTGSAQQLHSSITVDNPDSPRFNETVSIDAPTNVSAVFDFENGLVGSFQAAKESFGYYPRLEIFGTEGILHVPDPNFFGGEVRVTLPNGQMKEVPHTHPYAEEGRGMGVLDMAYTLREGGAPRASGRLAQHVLDVSLAIFESSSTGTHAQIKTTVQRPEALPLGLKYNRLHTT, from the coding sequence TTGAAAAAAGTAACGGTTGGTGTGGTTGGAACGGGTCAAATTAGCAACAAATACTTAGACAATATGGCAAAACGTTTTTCCTCTGTGCTATTCGTCAAAGCGGTGTGCGATTTAGTGCCGGCATTGGCGCAACAGAAAGCAAAGGAATATGGGATTCCGAACGTCTATACACTAGACGAAATGCTGGCGGATCCCGAGATTGAAATGATCGTCAATTTAACAGCGCCAAGTGCCCACGCAGCGATTAATTTGAAAGCGCTTCATTCAGGCAAGCATATTTACACGGAAAAGCCGTTTGCTTTGAATCGAAAGGACGCGGAGGATGTGTTATCTTATGCCGAGCAGAAGGGGCTGTTGGTTGGCTGTGCACCCGACACGTTCCTTGGCGCTGGCCTGCAAACGTGCCGGAAGCTAATTGATGATGGCTGGATTGGGACATCCTACGCGGCAAACGGCATTATTATGATGGGAAATGCCTCAAATGGCATGCATCCAAACTTTGAAAATTTCTTAAAGCTCGGTGGGGATCCGCTCCTCGACATGGGTCCTTACTACATCACGGCGCTTGTGGCGTTGCTTGGACCAATTACAAGAGTGACAGGTTCTGCCCAGCAGCTGCATTCCTCAATCACTGTCGACAATCCTGATTCCCCAAGATTTAACGAAACGGTGTCCATTGATGCTCCAACCAACGTATCGGCTGTATTCGATTTTGAAAATGGATTGGTCGGTTCCTTCCAAGCAGCCAAAGAGAGCTTCGGGTATTATCCAAGGCTAGAGATTTTTGGCACAGAGGGGATTTTGCATGTGCCTGATCCAAACTTTTTTGGCGGAGAGGTTCGAGTAACACTACCAAATGGGCAAATGAAAGAAGTGCCACATACCCATCCTTATGCGGAGGAAGGCCGAGGTATGGGAGTTTTGGACATGGCGTATACATTACGAGAAGGTGGGGCGCCGCGAGCAAGTGGTCGTCTTGCGCAGCATGTGCTGGACGTTTCTTTGGCGATTTTTGAGTCGTCTTCTACTGGCACGCATGCACAGATCAAAACGACAGTTCAACGCCCGGAGGCTTTGCCGTTAGGATTAAAATACAATCGACTTCACACAACGTAA
- a CDS encoding NADPH-dependent FMN reductase, protein MTTTLLNIGIILGSTRPGRVSPQVGNWIKEIADKRGDATFEIIDIADYNLPFLGDPAGEQQFAAWAEKISSLDGYVFVTAEYNHSIPAVLKNALDSARAEWYNKAAGIVSYGSAGGTRAAEHLRGILGELQVADVRTHPALNLFTDFENYTVFKPADLHNAHVNDMLNQVISWSTALKATQSQG, encoded by the coding sequence ATGACAACGACTCTTTTAAACATTGGTATTATTCTCGGCAGTACACGCCCGGGAAGAGTTAGCCCGCAAGTTGGGAATTGGATTAAGGAAATCGCCGACAAACGCGGGGATGCAACGTTTGAAATTATAGACATTGCAGATTACAATCTCCCGTTTTTAGGTGACCCTGCAGGAGAACAGCAATTTGCAGCTTGGGCGGAGAAAATATCAAGTTTGGACGGATATGTCTTCGTTACAGCTGAATACAATCACAGCATCCCGGCGGTATTAAAGAATGCCCTTGATTCAGCCCGAGCGGAATGGTACAACAAAGCGGCTGGTATTGTCAGCTACGGCTCCGCAGGGGGAACGCGGGCAGCTGAACATTTACGCGGAATTCTAGGGGAATTACAAGTGGCAGATGTTCGCACACACCCTGCATTAAATTTATTTACAGATTTCGAGAATTATACGGTTTTTAAACCAGCAGATTTACACAATGCGCATGTGAATGACATGTTAAATCAAGTCATTAGTTGGTCTACCGCGTTAAAGGCGACTCAAAGCCAAGGGTAA
- a CDS encoding SRPBCC domain-containing protein, with protein MGNGRIDSASRVILASPQTVYQAFLNPESLVSWLPPEGMSAHIDRFETRKGGRYRMTLTYELDQSSPGKTSENTDVSQGVFLALVPDRKIVWSIEFDSDDPAFSGEMIQTWYFEEISKGTKVTIVCENVPVGVRKEDHDEGLNSTLRNLATFTE; from the coding sequence ATGGGGAATGGAAGAATTGATTCAGCGTCAAGAGTGATTTTGGCATCTCCTCAAACCGTCTATCAGGCATTCTTGAATCCGGAATCATTGGTTTCATGGCTTCCACCTGAAGGAATGTCGGCTCACATCGATAGGTTCGAAACCCGCAAAGGTGGACGTTATCGTATGACGCTTACATACGAATTAGACCAATCAAGCCCAGGAAAGACATCTGAAAACACTGATGTGTCCCAAGGAGTGTTCTTGGCGTTGGTTCCAGACAGGAAAATTGTATGGTCAATAGAATTTGATTCAGATGATCCGGCATTTTCGGGCGAGATGATCCAAACGTGGTACTTTGAGGAGATTTCAAAAGGCACAAAAGTTACTATCGTTTGTGAAAATGTCCCTGTAGGCGTAAGAAAAGAGGATCACGACGAAGGTTTAAACTCTACACTTAGGAATTTAGCTACCTTCACAGAATGA